From the genome of Elusimicrobiota bacterium, one region includes:
- a CDS encoding YgiQ family radical SAM protein, which translates to MFLPTTSDEMKKLGWTQCDIILVSGDTYLDSPFIGVAVIGNLLTKEGYKVGIIAQPDIQNEHTA; encoded by the coding sequence ATGTTCTTGCCAACAACGTCAGACGAAATGAAGAAGCTGGGCTGGACTCAGTGCGACATAATCCTTGTAAGCGGCGACACCTATTTAGACAGCCCGTTTATTGGTGTAGCCGTAATTGGGAATTTATTAACCAAAGAAGGTTATAAAGTCGGGATAATCGCTCAACCGGATATACAAAATGAACATACTGCG